A single Drechmeria coniospora strain ARSEF 6962 chromosome 03, whole genome shotgun sequence DNA region contains:
- a CDS encoding regulator of deoxyribodipyrimidine photo-lyase PHR1, translating to MSADTVIAPALVDAETGVGASDCSAPAVASLPEDQIECAQRPAPPPFLHSPPDSYNAPKSEASDSELSDLEDESILDHPPVRSVEPPVDKPGSERQPSERRREQQEEEAEVDIGEVLPDHWSGAVPVFRPTMFQFKDFQRFMKKVDGYGMKSGIIKIIPPREWKDAQPPLDELVKHVRVREPIKQDIMGSNGTYRQVNILHGRSYNLPQWRQLCEQSEHQPPARRGERRINADKARPARRPPAPKSSAKPSTPKKRGRGRPSKGRGKHARADDEDRPMTPVSPKPDANPHDAPNRPVDSIEKDPDHPMADDGGHDNDDDDDDDDGPRPSVGRMGISRPAKAKMQSVSARRKCARREGSAKIDEAAFKDFDYRMDVSDYTPERCEELERAYWRTLTYASPLYGADMMGTLFDDRTESWGLNRLPNLLDVLGTKIPGVNTAYLYLGMWKATFAWHLEDVDLYSINYLHFGAPKQWYSISQADARRFEAAMKNIWPADAKACSQFLRHKGFLISPQHLLTHYNIKVNKVLSYPGEFVVTYPYGYHSGYNLGYNCAEAVNFALDSWLEMGKIAKKCECAQAQDSVWINVYEIERKLRGEETEYEETDDDDDDDDDDEDPSGLPTPPASLGVKFKGAGRKRKRGPVKGAKVKKIKLRLRAKAEPPCCLCPHGVEELEMLPTDHGRQAHRLCALYIPETYIDTVDGKEVVCNVAGIQKGRTDLKCLFCRSKRGACFQCSHSKCTRAYHATCAAAIGCFVEEQQVPIFGDDGTEYKEQAFAFSCRFHRTKRDKRRDGDALEADEAIRAAARALRKGDIRQFQFYKGEIFAGVVVENRPDEETVLIRAMPNGGRVEVEWKWLLLPDPADFRLPKASAKAVPLPASKKAKDKLNAKRLHEDKPRKDDVFVDGCAWAEFHVAEVANKDQSKVDLSKPDQIWHYLGRTSTDARAQYTDDPANACHNVKSNFLDTLPKAPKPKPAVKAAAFHRRRPSVAGGYSYTFSPLSTQPGDGSARPPKPYLYKPRTSMHPQPIVPLAYQAQGVGSAAPTTSSAPLAPPSYMAASQQNLHHRHHTTAPAHESRDMYSVQKPGSNNAQGYSLAALQNSHHAAAPIAQGRTAQPTSTWQPAPSAYQQPAAPQQRPAWHVYSSVHQKYPFFQVNHNRDPSKYRTPYSPWGGFVNGYERNPRAPMVSTQTDGLRKCSTGHAAPLAQPHAVSGPRYPPPHRELEAASQPLASQGLMRPGFGQQSFVMSEMAGQQPRPSASTRTGSTWATTAAGAKGQAQAQARADAGAEAVQGSSEAITSPPASRLLGRDGLGIGNKSARDNNSSASDNDSSNGDPGDGGPGDGDPGDDDPGDGDSGDGGPGNGDPGDGDPGDGDPGDGEPGERRVGKGNPAGSGARAGTGSEPGTGRGAGAGTDANTGPGTDTSTGPGPGTVALSPRCLAQPSHGGLGSSSKVDNASPGSHISRHGGAGECDKRDSEEGGPTPRGTRADGSCRTAKTDGNGCCCATTGVCRRSRMRIHELCGEDDGEPEEGIST from the exons ATGTCGGCCGACACCGTCATCGCCCCGGCCCTGGTCGATGCCGAGACTGGCGTCGGGGCGTCTGATTGTTCTGCTCCGGCCGTTGCCTCCCTGCCCGAGGACCAGATTGAATGTGCTCAACGGCCGGCGCCCCCCCCGTTCCTGCACTCGCCGCCCGACAGCTACAATGCGCCCAAGTCCGAGGCCAGCGACTCGGAGCTGAgcgacctcgaggacgaaTCCATACTCGACCATCCTCCCGTACGCTCCGTCGAGCCGCCGGTTGACAAGCCAGGGTCCGAACGGCAGCCGTCCgaacggcggcgggagcagcaggaggaggaggcggaagTGGACATTGGCGAGGTTCTACCGGACCACTGGTCGGGAGCCGTGCCCGTCTTTCGCCCGACCATGTTTCAGTTCAAAGACTTTCAACGCTTC ATGAAAAAGGTCGACGGCTACGGCATGAAGTCGGGCATCATCAAGATCATCCCCCCGAGGGAGTGGAAGGATGCCCAgccgccgctcgacgagctcgtcaagcaCGTCCGAGTGCGCGAACCGATCAAGCAGGACATCATGGGATCGAACGGCACCTATCGACAGGTCAACATCCTCCACGGACGATCCTACAATCTGCCGCAGTGGCGACAGCTCTGCGAGCAGAGCGAGCACCAGCCGCCCGCGAGACGTGGCGAACGAAGAATAAACGCCGACAAGGCCAGGCCTGCGCGCCGTCCGCCGGCCCCCAAGTCTTCCGCGAAGCCCTCGACTCCCAAGAAGCGCGGCAGGGGTAGGCCCTCCAAGGGCAGGGGAAAGCACGCtcgggccgacgacgaggacagACCAATgacgcccgtctcgcccaAACCCGACGCCAACCCCCACGACGCGCCAAACCGGCCTGTCGACTCGATCGAAAAGGATCCGGATCACCCCatggccgatgacggcggccacgacaacgacgacgacgacgacgacgacgacggcccccGACCCTCGGTCGGCCGCATGGGCatctcgaggccggccaagGCAAAGATGCAGTCCGTCTCGGCCCGCCGGAAATGCGCCCGCCGGGAAGGCTCCGCCAAgatcgacgaggcggccttTAAAGATTTCGACTACCGAATGGACGTTTCCGACTACACGCCGGAGCGCtgcgaggagctcgagaggGCATACTGGCGAACCCTGACGTACGCGTCCCCGCTGTACGGCGCCGACATGATGGGCACCCTGTTCGACGACCGGACCGAGAGCTGGGGGCTCAACAGGCTCCCCAatctcctcgacgtgctcggCACCAAGATCCCCGGCGTCAACACGGCCTACCTGTACCTGGGCATGTGGAAGGCCACCTTTGCCTGGCATCTGGAGGATGTTGACCTCTACAGCATCAACTATCTTCACTTTGGCGCCCCGAAGCAGTGGTACAGCATATCGCAGGCCGACGCCCGCCGCTTCGAGGCCGCCATGAAGAACATATggcccgccgacgccaaggcCTGCAGCCAGTTCCTCCGACACAAGGGGTTCCTCATCTCTCCCCAGCATCTGCTGACCCACTACAACATCAAGGTCAACAAGGTTCTGTCCTACCCCGGCGAGTTCGTTGTCACCTACCCCTACGGCTATCATTCGGGCTACAACCTGGGGTACAACTgtgccgaggccgtcaacTTTGCCCTCGATTCCTGGCTCGAGATGGGCAAGATTGCCAAGAAGTGCGAGTGCGCGCAGGCCCAGGACAGCGTGTGGATCAACGTGTACGAAATCGAGCGCAAGCTGcgcggcgaggagacggaATACGAAGaaaccgacgacgacgacgacgacgacgacgacgacgaagatcCATCCGGCTTGCCGACACCACCCGCCAGTCTGGGCGTCAAGTTCAAGGGCGCGGGCCGCAAGCGGAAGCGTGGGCCGGTCAAGGGAGCCAAGGTGAAGAAGATCAAACTTCGGCTGcgggccaaggccgagcctCCCTGCTGCCTCTGCCCGCACGGCGTGGAGGAGCTGGAGATGCTTCCGACGGATCACGGGCGCCAGGCCCATCGCCTCTGCGCCCTTTACATACCCGAGACGTACAtcgacaccgtcgacggcaaggaagTCGTCTGCAACGTCGCGGGGATCCAAAAAGGCCGCACCGATCTCAAGTGTCTCTTCTGCCGTTCGAAGCGCGGTGCGTGCTTCCAATGCTCGCACAGCAAGTGCACGAGAGCGTACCACGCGACCtgtgccgccgccatcggctgctTCGTCGAAGAACAGCAGGTGCCTATatttggcgacgacggcaccgagtACAAGGAGCAGGCCTTTGCCTTTAGCTGCCGATTCCATCGCACAAAGAGGGACAAGAGGCGCGATGGCGACGCTttggaggcggacgaggccattcgcgccgccgctcgagcGCTTCGGAAGGGCGACATTCGCCAGTTCCAGTTCTACAAGGGCGAAATCTTTGCCGGTGTTGTCGTCGAGAATCGCCCAGACGAGGAGACCGTGTTGATCCGTGCCATGCCGAACGG cggccgcgtcgaggtTGAATGGAagtggctgctgctgccggaCCCGGCCGACTTCCGCCTGCCAAAGGCATCCGCAAAAGCCGTTCCGTTGCCGGCATCGAAAAAGGCAAAGGACAAGCTGAACGCGAAACGACTGCACGAAGACAAGCCGAGGAAAGATgacgtcttcgtcgacggctgtGCCTGGGCCGAGTTTCACGTTGCCGAGGTCGCGAACAAGGACCAGTCCAAGGTTGACCTGTCAAAGCCGGACCAGATCTGGCACTACCTTGGCCGGACGTCGACGGATGCGAGGGCACAGTACACCGATGATCCGGCCAACGCGTGCCACAACGTCAAGAGCAACTTCTTGGACACGCTGCCGAAAGCGCCGAAACCAAAGCCAGCGGTCAAGGCTGCGGCCTTCCACAGACGGCGGCCCAGTGTAGCCGGCGGCTACTCCTACACCTTCAGTCCCCTGAGCACGCAGCCGGGTGACGGCTCTGCACGGCCGCCGAAGCCATACCTGTACAAGCCCAGGACGTCGATGCATCCGCAGCCGATTGTTCCGTTGGCATACCAGGCTCAGGGCGTCGGCTCGGCagcaccgacgacgtcctcggcaccGTTGGCACCTCCGTCATATATGGCGGCTTCTCAACAGAACCTccaccatcgccatcacaCTACGGCTCCGGCTCACGAGAGCAGGGACATGTACTCGGTTCAGAAGCCAGGATCCAACAACGCTCAGGGGTATTCGCTCGCCGCGCTGCAGAACTCTCACCATGCCGCTGCGCCGATCGCGCAAGGTCGTACGGCGCAACCGACTTCCACTTGGCAGCCGGCACCCTCTGCGTACCAACAGCCGGCGGCACCGCAGCAGAGGCCCGCCTGGCATGTCTACTCTTCCGTCCATCAAAAGTACCCCTTCTTCCAGGTAAACCATAACAG GGATCCGTCAAAGTACCGCACCCCTTATTCGCCTTGGGGTGGCTTCGTCAACGGCTACGAAAGGAACCCGCGCGCGCCCATGGTGTCAACGCAGACGGACGGGCTTCGAAAATGCAGCACGGGTCACGCTGCACCGTTGGCCCAGCCGCACGCAGTTTCGGGTCCTCGATACCCTCCCCCCCATCGAGAGCTCGAGGCAGCATCCCAACCGTTGGCGTCGCAAGGCCTGATGCGGCCTGGGTTCGGGCAGCAATCGTTTGTCATGTCCGAAATGGCGGGACAGCAGCCGCGGCCG TCTGCCTCGACACGGACTGGCAGCACATGGGCCACCACAGCCGCAGGCGCCAAAGGCCAGGCCCAGGCCCAAGCCCGCgcagacgccggcgccgaagccgtaCAAG GTTCCAGCGAAGCAATCACCAGTCCCCCTGCCTCCCGGCTTCTTGGCCGCGATgggctcggcatcggcaacaAGTCCGCTCGCGACAACAACAGCAGCGCCAGCGACAACGACTCCAGCAACGGCGAccccggcgatggcggccccggcgatggcgacccCGGAGATGACGAtcccggcgatggcgactccggcgatggcggccccGGCAATGGCGAtcccggcgatggcgatcccggcgatggcgatccCGGCGATGGCGAACCCGGCGAACGCAGAGTTGGAAAAGGCAACCCCGCAGGTTCAGGTGCACGCGCAGGAACTGGATCTGAGCCTGGCACCGGCCGAGGTGCGGGCGCAGGGACCGACGCAAACACAGGGCCAGGGACCGACACAAGCACAGGCCCAGGCCCAGGCACAGTTGCCCTCTCACCCCGGTGCCTCGCTCAGCCCTCGCATGGCGGCCTCGGTTCCAGTAGTAAAGTCGACAACGCCAGTCCCGGTTCCCATATTTCCAGGCATGGCGGTGCAGGCGAGTGCGACAAGCGTGATTCCGAAGAGGGAGGACCAACCCCTCGTGGGACCAGGGCCGACGGCAGCTGCCGCACAGCCAAAACCGATGGCAACGGATGCTGCTGCGCAACCACAGGAGTTTGCCGGCGTTCCAGGATGCGAATCCATGAACTTTGTGGAGAGGATGATGGGGAACCTGAAGAGGGCATCTCAACGTGA